Proteins found in one Hippopotamus amphibius kiboko isolate mHipAmp2 chromosome 12, mHipAmp2.hap2, whole genome shotgun sequence genomic segment:
- the RESF1 gene encoding retroelement silencing factor 1 isoform X2 gives MSIFGEKELQCQLSPFRCHFRSTWQEIPKMLPLPASMHRSVLAQIADIQNSWLFIHCCWIKATMNWNAKSESVALPPQYPKKPASNFLEQALVNTLTTTSQSSLNHPGSNQKPCLFLSNSNPVSQPLLNIRNYKTPQQIPISDMHSGTIVTSQTSVERITYTNVTGPKQLNHDLQMSSGVTQDVWLNSPMRNSVLSHTGTTVSQQTSFGTNMPNAHALQNQFLTSDTYSMQLQMIPSNSERVPVTYQGNPRFNPPLSEQQVDWAQQCASSGLTYPDYRPLPKQYSYSSRSFLQDPALQTQNPMSSVSLQVKNSQSPNSALCVQSKQIATVPSYQYAVTQTDKRPPPPPYDCRYTSQPLQSTQHVVKHSPVEFPQSQKTHLSEMRKDFCRGFQQQWQNLNENFSTMGNSCNLRVNTNVSQPFNEPVRSSVDGVQALAQNNQEKRVDSRNQTSHQILDTSATKEKLVRDIKTLVEIKKKFSDLARKIKINKSLLMAAGCIKTTNTSYSESAQNSGLSLKQTAHIQSGPQVTLVTPGNVEDKLPMVMESAEETSRTQSTLNSNLQDRNFNHLSSVVLNSVCSEKLAIPEQLHDLDVVSSLKTSTVEITQATLNNTQFSPGNFVKVAQNVPTNSETTSLPQSSSLNEYVSKYPNKNRLILSLLASGDKPQKKLLKDTTEHIHDSKLHSFEMNPNTQNTGNQLNLKTMETPGTPSTCNINAKISDNSSCLECKSLNGISSKSDPPFSMELLTTCLSLWKKQPSEEKQCNESETNTTAVGISKPVDICEKSLFSAVGNSQNKIVNSSQETVLSTVAQNYESSGATTAKGIAVVSPLILSDVKTLSVKGMTPETLPETVYPVIKEGSVCSLQNKVTENTAALNVNVNEPVTSTTSTKIFPLIQKNKQSESADTNSEGTPSTSQGKPSRSEPDTQYPVSEQQASYISKDIDTVGSDVLHIDNICSLVEGDTSYNSQIAKIFNLPPLQKVEPQKPLPNHQVMNSRQQNGQLDNITENKDSDFQKDNSVQCTDVSHEITDQSKSLQSPEPSTLKYVEAKSGILEESSLEHVTKNEGVAHDVCSSAAIQQDGCPQEADMSCDYTALDLTTDESVGDKTPLYLHDQLSELLKEFPYGIEPVNMHEGSVVQQVADQISKAQTCDKIGCDSKDSTDQIQITILNSEQMKELFPEQDDPPNEVDTLTEPQKEMPVTKEGNQCDAQACTVDENCDSVTPDSEKDDIRCCALGWLSMVYEGVPQCQCNSMKNSASKKERGKDPHSPSEANRYKPAERTSARVAPVAFNSPPHNQPKVPPTPVEKKHFPETEQNRNIKDKSKSEHNSSLRTEQELSGQFLSKGDKKPDSLQSQKRKRKLQFHEITFHSTNKITKFSQESLQRKLMAQNLRPLKPKMGFLISKNKDLHVKNGSLVQSVSPEKRKLKAGGSKQKVLEKGKLDEGSILDSEIKRKKYDKQEQSKNVGGVAFKFCNLFSTTNERARIKEKTVSSLKSSGSKDSSSKINRVISPKEYLSRQKHKEALKKNYLKNVPCDSQYMKSSKLYMRVGSCGKSNERHNGSVQTSKESFSIGTSHGKNLKTHHSKESKTYISRNIKGTVGGKQPDKMWVDKTKLDKNLNNINNEVEFSQMGSQTKDQRKLYLNRVAFKCTERERICLTKLDSSPRKLNKEKRPENKPKSLLPVKDTTEKLSMLEFKLCPEGLFKNTNPVEDQKDLQPTPRKEQAPVQGDNVLANSGLSKRSFSADEFETLQNPVKDSKAMFQTYKKMYMEKRSRSLGSSPLE, from the exons ATGTCCATATTTGGAGAGAAAGAGCTTCAGTGTCAACTTTCTCCTTTTAGATGTCATTTCAGGTCAACTTGGCAGGAGATCCCCAAAATGCTGCCTCTTCCTGCCAGCATGCACAGATCAGTCTTGGCTCAG ATTGCTGACATTCAAAATAGCTGGCTTTTCATACACTGCTGCTGGATCAAAGCAACAATGAATTGGAATGCAAAATCCGAGAGTGTCGCCTTACCACCACAGTATCCTAAAAAACCGGCATCAAATTTTTTGGAGCAAGCTTTAGTAAACACACTTACCACAACATCTCAAAGTTCTTTAAACCATCCCGGAAGTAACCAGAAACCATGCCTGTTTCTCAGTAATTCAAATCCAGTTTCACAGCCACTGCTCAACAtcagaaattataaaactcctcaacaaaTCCCTATTTCTGATATGCATAGTGGGACCATTGTGACCTCACAAACTTCAGTAGAAAGAATAACATATACGAATGTTACAGGACCCAAACAACTAAATCACGATTTGCAGATGTCTTCGGGAGTCACACAAGATGTATGGTTGAATTCGCCAATGAGGAATTCTGTGCTTTCTCATACAGGAACAACTGTATCTCAGCAGACTAGTTTTGGAACAAATATGCCCAATGCACATGCATTGCAGAATCAGTTTCTAACATCAGATACCTATTCTATGCAACTACAAATGATCCCTTCTAATTCTGAAAGAGTTCCTGTAACTTACCAAGGAAACCCGAGATTTAACCCACCTTTATCAGAGCAGCAGGTTGATTGGGCACAGCAGTGTGCATCCAGTGGACTGACATACCCAGATTACAGACCACTTCCAAAGCAGTACAGTTATTCATCACGAAGCTTTCTACAAGATCCTGCTCTTCAGACACAAAACCCTATGTCATCTGTATCATTACAAGTTAAAAACAGTCAATCTCCGAATTCTGCACTGTGTGTACAGTCAAAGCAGATTGCAACTGTGCCATCATATCAATATGCAGTTACTCAAACTGACAAaagacctcctcctcctccttatgACTGTAGATATACAAGCCAGCCTCTGCAGAGTACTCAGCATGTTGTTAAACACTCTCCTGTGGAATTTCCTCAAAGTCAAAAAACGCACTTATCTGAAATGAGGAAAGACTTTTGTAGAGGCTTTCAACAGCAGTGGCAAAACCTTAATGAAAATTTCAGCACGATGGGAAATTCCTGTAACTTGAGAGTAAATACCAACGTCAGTCAGCCTTTTAATGAGCCTGTTAGATCTTCTGTGGATGGTGTTCAGGCTCTTGCTCAAAATAATCAAGAGAAAAGAGTGGATTCTCGAAATCAAACTTCACATCAAATACTGGACACAAGCGCCACCAAAGAAAAGTTAGTGAGAGATATTAAAACGttagtagaaataaaaaagaagttttcGGACCTtgcaaggaaaattaaaattaataaaagtctTTTAATGGCAGCAGGTTGTATTAAAACAACTAATACCTCTTACAGTGAATCAGCTCAAAATTCTGGGTTGTCTCTGAAACAAACTGCCCATATCCAGTCTGGACCACAGGTAACCCTAGTCACTCCAGGGAATGTGGAGGATAAACTACCAATGGTAATGGAATCTGCAGAAGAAACAAGTAGAACACAAAGTACATTGAATTCCAACCTCCAGGACAGAAATTTTAACCACCTCAGTTCTGTTGTACTAAATTCTGTCTGTTCAGAAAAGTTGGCAATACCAGAACAGTTACATGATTTGGATGTTGTGAGTTCTTTAAAGACATCAACTGTTGAGATTACCCAGGCAACATTAAATAACACCCAATTTTCACCGGGAAATTTTGTCAAGGTTGCACAGAACGTGCCAACAAATTCTGAAACAACTTCTCTTCCTCAGTCTTCGTCCTTAAATGAATATGtttcaaaatatccaaataaaaatAGGCTAATTCTCAGTTTACTTGCATCTGGAGATAAACctcaaaagaaattattaaaagataCTACTGAACATATTCACGATTCTAAGCTGCATAGTTTTGAAATGAATCCAAATACCCAAAACACCGGTAACCAATTGAATTTGAAAACCATGGAAACTCCAGGTACTCCAAGTACTTGTAATATAAATGCCAAGATTTCAGACAACTCTTCTTGCTTAGAGTGTAAATCCTTAAATGGAATATCATCTAAAAGTGACCCTCCCTTTTCCATGGAATTGCTAACAACATGTCTTTCTCTGTGGAAAAAGCAACCTTCAGAAGAAAAACAGTGTAATGaatcagaaacaaacacaacagcaGTTGGAATTTCAAAGCCTGTGGACATCTGTGAGAAAAGTCTGTTTTCAGCTGTGGGAAATTCTCAGAATAAGATTGTAAACAGCTCACAAGAAACAGTTTTGTCAACGGTAGCACAGAATTATGAGTCTTCAGGAGCAACTACTGCAAAGGGGATTGCTGTAGTGTCACCGTTAATTCTTTCAGATGTCAAAACATTGTCTGTCAAAGGTATGACACCTGAAACTTTACCTGAAACAGTGTATCCAGTTATTAAAGAAGGCAGTGTTTGTAGCTTACAAAATAAAGTGACAGAAAATACTGCTGCTTTGAATGTGAATGTTAATGAACCAGTGACAAGTACCACAAGCACCAAGATTTTCCCACTAATTCAGAAGAAcaagcaaagtgagtcagctgatACTAATTCAGAAGGCACACCCAGTACCAGTCAAGGAAAACCAAGCAGATCAGAACCAGATACCCAGTATCCCGTGAGTGAACAGCAAGCCTCATATATATCAAAAGACATTGATACTGTGGGCAGTGATGTATTACATATTGACAATATCTGTTCTCTTGTTGAAGGTGATACCTCTTATAATTCCCAAATAGCAAAGATATTTAACCTGCCCCCTTTGCAGAAGGTTGAGCCACAGAAACCTCTACCCAATCACCAAGTGATGAATAGTAGACAGCAAAATGGACAATTAGACAACATCACTGAAAATAAAGACTCTGACTTTCAAAAAGATAATTCTGTGCAGTGCACAGATGTTTCACACGAAATAACTGATCAGTCGAAGTCACTGCAGTCTCCAGAACCTTCAACCTTGAAGTATGTTGAAGCAAAGAGTGGAATTCTAGAGGAAAGCAGTTTGGAGCATGTCACTAAAAATGAAGGCGTGGCTCATGACGTGTGTTCATCAGCTGCTATTCAGCAGGATGgctgccctcaggaagctgatATGTCTTGTGATTACACTGCCCTGGATCTGACAACAGATGAGAGTGTCGGTGATAAGACACCCTTATACCTGCATGATCAGCTGTCAGAACTTTTAAAAGAGTTTCCCTATGGGATTGAACCTGTGAACATGCATGAAGGTTCTGTGGTCCAACAAGTGGCAGACCAAATCTCAAAAGCTCAAACTTGTGATAAAATTGGTTGTGACTCAAAAGACTCAACAGATCAGATACAAATTACAATATTAAACTCAGAGCAGATGAAAGAATTATTTCCTGAACAAGATGATCCACCCAATGAGGTAGACACACTGACAGAACCTCAGAAAGAAATGCCTGTCACAAAAGAAGGGAACCAGTGTGACGCACAAGCATGCACAGTTGACGAAAACTGTGATTCTGTAACACCAGATTCGGAAAAAGATGATATCCGCTGCTGTGCGTTGGGGTGGCTCTCTATGGTTTATGAAGGAGTACCTCAGTGCCAGTGCAACTCCATGAAGAACTCagcttcaaagaaagaaagagggaaagatcCACATTCTCCTTCGGAAGCTAACAGGTATAAACCAGCAGAGAGGACCTCTGCCAGAGTTGCTCCTGTTGCATTTAACAGTCCTCCACACAATCAGCCAAAGGTTCCTCCGACTCCAGTTGAGAAAAAGCATTTTCCTGAAACAGAGCAAAACAGGAATATAAAAGATAAATCTAAATCAGAGCATAACAGCTCACTAAGGACAGAGCAAGAATTATCTGGTCAGTTTTTATCCAAAGGTGATAAAAAACCAGATTCTTTGcagagtcagaaaagaaaaagaaaactgcaatttCATGAGATAACTTTTCACTCCactaataaaattacaaaattttctcaagagagcctgcagaggaagcTCATGGCACAAAACTTACGACCACTAAAACCGAAGATGGGCTTTttgataagtaaaaataaagatttgcATGTGAAGAATGGTTCTTTGGTACAGTCAGTAtcaccagaaaagagaaaattgaaagcaGGTGGCTCTAAACAAAAAGTTTTGGAAAAAGGGAAGTTAGATGAAGGAAGCATACTTGATTCAGagataaagaggaagaaatatgaTAAACAAGAGCAGAGTAAGAATGTGGGAGGTGTTGCCTTTAAATTCTGTAACCTCTTCTCAACCACAAATGAAAGAGCCAGGATTAAAGAAAAGACAGTGTCAAGCCTTAAGTCCTCAGGCTCTAAGGATAGCTCATCTAAAATTAATAGAGTTATATCACCAAAGGAGTATTTATCAAGGCAGAAGCATAAAGAAGCATTAAAGAAAAACTATCTGAAAAATGTACCATGTGATTCTCAGTATATGAAGTCCAGTAAACTTTATATGCGAGTAGGAAGTTGCGGGAAATCAAATGAGAGACACAATGGCAGTGTACAGACCTCTAAGGAATCATTCAGTATTGGTACAAGCCATGGTAAAAACCTCAAAACCCATCATTCCAAGGAGTCTAAAACATACATTTCAAGGAATATTAAAGGAACAGTTGGTGGAAAGCAACCTGATAAAATGTGGGTTGATAAAACCAAATtagacaaaaatttaaataacataaataatgaAGTTGAATTCAGCCAAATGGGTTCCCAAACAAAGGATCAAAGGAAACTGTATCTGAACAGAGTTGCATTTAAATGCACTGAACGTGAGCGCATTTGTCTCACAAAACTAGACAGTTCACCCAGGAAGCTTAATAAAGAGAAGAGGCCAGAAAATAAACCTAAGAGCCTTTTACCTGTGAAAGATACCACAGAAAAACTAAGCATGCTGGAGTTTAAATTATGTCCAGAGGGCCTGTTTAAGAATACAAACCCTGTTGAAGACCAGAAGGATCTGCAGCCTACCCCTAGGAAGGAGCAAGCCCCTGTGCAAG gtGATAATGTTTTGGCTAATTCAGGACTCTCCAAGAGAAGCTTCAGTGCAGATGAATTTGAGACACTACAAAACCCAGTAAAAGATTCAAAAGCAATGTTTCAAACCTACAAAAAGATGTACATGGAGAAGAGAAGCAGAAGTCTTGGTAGCAGTCCTTTAGAATAA
- the RESF1 gene encoding retroelement silencing factor 1 isoform X1 → MSIFGEKELQCQLSPFRCHFRSTWQEIPKMLPLPASMHRSVLAQIADIQNSWLFIHCCWIKATMNWNAKSESVALPPQYPKKPASNFLEQALVNTLTTTSQSSLNHPGSNQKPCLFLSNSNPVSQPLLNIRNYKTPQQIPISDMHSGTIVTSQTSVERITYTNVTGPKQLNHDLQMSSGVTQDVWLNSPMRNSVLSHTGTTVSQQTSFGTNMPNAHALQNQFLTSDTYSMQLQMIPSNSERVPVTYQGNPRFNPPLSEQQVDWAQQCASSGLTYPDYRPLPKQYSYSSRSFLQDPALQTQNPMSSVSLQVKNSQSPNSALCVQSKQIATVPSYQYAVTQTDKRPPPPPYDCRYTSQPLQSTQHVVKHSPVEFPQSQKTHLSEMRKDFCRGFQQQWQNLNENFSTMGNSCNLRVNTNVSQPFNEPVRSSVDGVQALAQNNQEKRVDSRNQTSHQILDTSATKEKLVRDIKTLVEIKKKFSDLARKIKINKSLLMAAGCIKTTNTSYSESAQNSGLSLKQTAHIQSGPQVTLVTPGNVEDKLPMVMESAEETSRTQSTLNSNLQDRNFNHLSSVVLNSVCSEKLAIPEQLHDLDVVSSLKTSTVEITQATLNNTQFSPGNFVKVAQNVPTNSETTSLPQSSSLNEYVSKYPNKNRLILSLLASGDKPQKKLLKDTTEHIHDSKLHSFEMNPNTQNTGNQLNLKTMETPGTPSTCNINAKISDNSSCLECKSLNGISSKSDPPFSMELLTTCLSLWKKQPSEEKQCNESETNTTAVGISKPVDICEKSLFSAVGNSQNKIVNSSQETVLSTVAQNYESSGATTAKGIAVVSPLILSDVKTLSVKGMTPETLPETVYPVIKEGSVCSLQNKVTENTAALNVNVNEPVTSTTSTKIFPLIQKNKQSESADTNSEGTPSTSQGKPSRSEPDTQYPVSEQQASYISKDIDTVGSDVLHIDNICSLVEGDTSYNSQIAKIFNLPPLQKVEPQKPLPNHQVMNSRQQNGQLDNITENKDSDFQKDNSVQCTDVSHEITDQSKSLQSPEPSTLKYVEAKSGILEESSLEHVTKNEGVAHDVCSSAAIQQDGCPQEADMSCDYTALDLTTDESVGDKTPLYLHDQLSELLKEFPYGIEPVNMHEGSVVQQVADQISKAQTCDKIGCDSKDSTDQIQITILNSEQMKELFPEQDDPPNEVDTLTEPQKEMPVTKEGNQCDAQACTVDENCDSVTPDSEKDDIRCCALGWLSMVYEGVPQCQCNSMKNSASKKERGKDPHSPSEANRYKPAERTSARVAPVAFNSPPHNQPKVPPTPVEKKHFPETEQNRNIKDKSKSEHNSSLRTEQELSGQFLSKGDKKPDSLQSQKRKRKLQFHEITFHSTNKITKFSQESLQRKLMAQNLRPLKPKMGFLISKNKDLHVKNGSLVQSVSPEKRKLKAGGSKQKVLEKGKLDEGSILDSEIKRKKYDKQEQSKNVGGVAFKFCNLFSTTNERARIKEKTVSSLKSSGSKDSSSKINRVISPKEYLSRQKHKEALKKNYLKNVPCDSQYMKSSKLYMRVGSCGKSNERHNGSVQTSKESFSIGTSHGKNLKTHHSKESKTYISRNIKGTVGGKQPDKMWVDKTKLDKNLNNINNEVEFSQMGSQTKDQRKLYLNRVAFKCTERERICLTKLDSSPRKLNKEKRPENKPKSLLPVKDTTEKLSMLEFKLCPEGLFKNTNPVEDQKDLQPTPRKEQAPVQVSGIKSTKEDWLKCMTEEKRMPEANQEIGDNVLANSGLSKRSFSADEFETLQNPVKDSKAMFQTYKKMYMEKRSRSLGSSPLE, encoded by the exons ATGTCCATATTTGGAGAGAAAGAGCTTCAGTGTCAACTTTCTCCTTTTAGATGTCATTTCAGGTCAACTTGGCAGGAGATCCCCAAAATGCTGCCTCTTCCTGCCAGCATGCACAGATCAGTCTTGGCTCAG ATTGCTGACATTCAAAATAGCTGGCTTTTCATACACTGCTGCTGGATCAAAGCAACAATGAATTGGAATGCAAAATCCGAGAGTGTCGCCTTACCACCACAGTATCCTAAAAAACCGGCATCAAATTTTTTGGAGCAAGCTTTAGTAAACACACTTACCACAACATCTCAAAGTTCTTTAAACCATCCCGGAAGTAACCAGAAACCATGCCTGTTTCTCAGTAATTCAAATCCAGTTTCACAGCCACTGCTCAACAtcagaaattataaaactcctcaacaaaTCCCTATTTCTGATATGCATAGTGGGACCATTGTGACCTCACAAACTTCAGTAGAAAGAATAACATATACGAATGTTACAGGACCCAAACAACTAAATCACGATTTGCAGATGTCTTCGGGAGTCACACAAGATGTATGGTTGAATTCGCCAATGAGGAATTCTGTGCTTTCTCATACAGGAACAACTGTATCTCAGCAGACTAGTTTTGGAACAAATATGCCCAATGCACATGCATTGCAGAATCAGTTTCTAACATCAGATACCTATTCTATGCAACTACAAATGATCCCTTCTAATTCTGAAAGAGTTCCTGTAACTTACCAAGGAAACCCGAGATTTAACCCACCTTTATCAGAGCAGCAGGTTGATTGGGCACAGCAGTGTGCATCCAGTGGACTGACATACCCAGATTACAGACCACTTCCAAAGCAGTACAGTTATTCATCACGAAGCTTTCTACAAGATCCTGCTCTTCAGACACAAAACCCTATGTCATCTGTATCATTACAAGTTAAAAACAGTCAATCTCCGAATTCTGCACTGTGTGTACAGTCAAAGCAGATTGCAACTGTGCCATCATATCAATATGCAGTTACTCAAACTGACAAaagacctcctcctcctccttatgACTGTAGATATACAAGCCAGCCTCTGCAGAGTACTCAGCATGTTGTTAAACACTCTCCTGTGGAATTTCCTCAAAGTCAAAAAACGCACTTATCTGAAATGAGGAAAGACTTTTGTAGAGGCTTTCAACAGCAGTGGCAAAACCTTAATGAAAATTTCAGCACGATGGGAAATTCCTGTAACTTGAGAGTAAATACCAACGTCAGTCAGCCTTTTAATGAGCCTGTTAGATCTTCTGTGGATGGTGTTCAGGCTCTTGCTCAAAATAATCAAGAGAAAAGAGTGGATTCTCGAAATCAAACTTCACATCAAATACTGGACACAAGCGCCACCAAAGAAAAGTTAGTGAGAGATATTAAAACGttagtagaaataaaaaagaagttttcGGACCTtgcaaggaaaattaaaattaataaaagtctTTTAATGGCAGCAGGTTGTATTAAAACAACTAATACCTCTTACAGTGAATCAGCTCAAAATTCTGGGTTGTCTCTGAAACAAACTGCCCATATCCAGTCTGGACCACAGGTAACCCTAGTCACTCCAGGGAATGTGGAGGATAAACTACCAATGGTAATGGAATCTGCAGAAGAAACAAGTAGAACACAAAGTACATTGAATTCCAACCTCCAGGACAGAAATTTTAACCACCTCAGTTCTGTTGTACTAAATTCTGTCTGTTCAGAAAAGTTGGCAATACCAGAACAGTTACATGATTTGGATGTTGTGAGTTCTTTAAAGACATCAACTGTTGAGATTACCCAGGCAACATTAAATAACACCCAATTTTCACCGGGAAATTTTGTCAAGGTTGCACAGAACGTGCCAACAAATTCTGAAACAACTTCTCTTCCTCAGTCTTCGTCCTTAAATGAATATGtttcaaaatatccaaataaaaatAGGCTAATTCTCAGTTTACTTGCATCTGGAGATAAACctcaaaagaaattattaaaagataCTACTGAACATATTCACGATTCTAAGCTGCATAGTTTTGAAATGAATCCAAATACCCAAAACACCGGTAACCAATTGAATTTGAAAACCATGGAAACTCCAGGTACTCCAAGTACTTGTAATATAAATGCCAAGATTTCAGACAACTCTTCTTGCTTAGAGTGTAAATCCTTAAATGGAATATCATCTAAAAGTGACCCTCCCTTTTCCATGGAATTGCTAACAACATGTCTTTCTCTGTGGAAAAAGCAACCTTCAGAAGAAAAACAGTGTAATGaatcagaaacaaacacaacagcaGTTGGAATTTCAAAGCCTGTGGACATCTGTGAGAAAAGTCTGTTTTCAGCTGTGGGAAATTCTCAGAATAAGATTGTAAACAGCTCACAAGAAACAGTTTTGTCAACGGTAGCACAGAATTATGAGTCTTCAGGAGCAACTACTGCAAAGGGGATTGCTGTAGTGTCACCGTTAATTCTTTCAGATGTCAAAACATTGTCTGTCAAAGGTATGACACCTGAAACTTTACCTGAAACAGTGTATCCAGTTATTAAAGAAGGCAGTGTTTGTAGCTTACAAAATAAAGTGACAGAAAATACTGCTGCTTTGAATGTGAATGTTAATGAACCAGTGACAAGTACCACAAGCACCAAGATTTTCCCACTAATTCAGAAGAAcaagcaaagtgagtcagctgatACTAATTCAGAAGGCACACCCAGTACCAGTCAAGGAAAACCAAGCAGATCAGAACCAGATACCCAGTATCCCGTGAGTGAACAGCAAGCCTCATATATATCAAAAGACATTGATACTGTGGGCAGTGATGTATTACATATTGACAATATCTGTTCTCTTGTTGAAGGTGATACCTCTTATAATTCCCAAATAGCAAAGATATTTAACCTGCCCCCTTTGCAGAAGGTTGAGCCACAGAAACCTCTACCCAATCACCAAGTGATGAATAGTAGACAGCAAAATGGACAATTAGACAACATCACTGAAAATAAAGACTCTGACTTTCAAAAAGATAATTCTGTGCAGTGCACAGATGTTTCACACGAAATAACTGATCAGTCGAAGTCACTGCAGTCTCCAGAACCTTCAACCTTGAAGTATGTTGAAGCAAAGAGTGGAATTCTAGAGGAAAGCAGTTTGGAGCATGTCACTAAAAATGAAGGCGTGGCTCATGACGTGTGTTCATCAGCTGCTATTCAGCAGGATGgctgccctcaggaagctgatATGTCTTGTGATTACACTGCCCTGGATCTGACAACAGATGAGAGTGTCGGTGATAAGACACCCTTATACCTGCATGATCAGCTGTCAGAACTTTTAAAAGAGTTTCCCTATGGGATTGAACCTGTGAACATGCATGAAGGTTCTGTGGTCCAACAAGTGGCAGACCAAATCTCAAAAGCTCAAACTTGTGATAAAATTGGTTGTGACTCAAAAGACTCAACAGATCAGATACAAATTACAATATTAAACTCAGAGCAGATGAAAGAATTATTTCCTGAACAAGATGATCCACCCAATGAGGTAGACACACTGACAGAACCTCAGAAAGAAATGCCTGTCACAAAAGAAGGGAACCAGTGTGACGCACAAGCATGCACAGTTGACGAAAACTGTGATTCTGTAACACCAGATTCGGAAAAAGATGATATCCGCTGCTGTGCGTTGGGGTGGCTCTCTATGGTTTATGAAGGAGTACCTCAGTGCCAGTGCAACTCCATGAAGAACTCagcttcaaagaaagaaagagggaaagatcCACATTCTCCTTCGGAAGCTAACAGGTATAAACCAGCAGAGAGGACCTCTGCCAGAGTTGCTCCTGTTGCATTTAACAGTCCTCCACACAATCAGCCAAAGGTTCCTCCGACTCCAGTTGAGAAAAAGCATTTTCCTGAAACAGAGCAAAACAGGAATATAAAAGATAAATCTAAATCAGAGCATAACAGCTCACTAAGGACAGAGCAAGAATTATCTGGTCAGTTTTTATCCAAAGGTGATAAAAAACCAGATTCTTTGcagagtcagaaaagaaaaagaaaactgcaatttCATGAGATAACTTTTCACTCCactaataaaattacaaaattttctcaagagagcctgcagaggaagcTCATGGCACAAAACTTACGACCACTAAAACCGAAGATGGGCTTTttgataagtaaaaataaagatttgcATGTGAAGAATGGTTCTTTGGTACAGTCAGTAtcaccagaaaagagaaaattgaaagcaGGTGGCTCTAAACAAAAAGTTTTGGAAAAAGGGAAGTTAGATGAAGGAAGCATACTTGATTCAGagataaagaggaagaaatatgaTAAACAAGAGCAGAGTAAGAATGTGGGAGGTGTTGCCTTTAAATTCTGTAACCTCTTCTCAACCACAAATGAAAGAGCCAGGATTAAAGAAAAGACAGTGTCAAGCCTTAAGTCCTCAGGCTCTAAGGATAGCTCATCTAAAATTAATAGAGTTATATCACCAAAGGAGTATTTATCAAGGCAGAAGCATAAAGAAGCATTAAAGAAAAACTATCTGAAAAATGTACCATGTGATTCTCAGTATATGAAGTCCAGTAAACTTTATATGCGAGTAGGAAGTTGCGGGAAATCAAATGAGAGACACAATGGCAGTGTACAGACCTCTAAGGAATCATTCAGTATTGGTACAAGCCATGGTAAAAACCTCAAAACCCATCATTCCAAGGAGTCTAAAACATACATTTCAAGGAATATTAAAGGAACAGTTGGTGGAAAGCAACCTGATAAAATGTGGGTTGATAAAACCAAATtagacaaaaatttaaataacataaataatgaAGTTGAATTCAGCCAAATGGGTTCCCAAACAAAGGATCAAAGGAAACTGTATCTGAACAGAGTTGCATTTAAATGCACTGAACGTGAGCGCATTTGTCTCACAAAACTAGACAGTTCACCCAGGAAGCTTAATAAAGAGAAGAGGCCAGAAAATAAACCTAAGAGCCTTTTACCTGTGAAAGATACCACAGAAAAACTAAGCATGCTGGAGTTTAAATTATGTCCAGAGGGCCTGTTTAAGAATACAAACCCTGTTGAAGACCAGAAGGATCTGCAGCCTACCCCTAGGAAGGAGCAAGCCCCTGTGCAAG tttcaggaataaaaagtacaaaagaagACTGGTTAAAATGTATGACTGAGGAGAAAAGGATGCCGGAAGCCAACCAAGAAATAG gtGATAATGTTTTGGCTAATTCAGGACTCTCCAAGAGAAGCTTCAGTGCAGATGAATTTGAGACACTACAAAACCCAGTAAAAGATTCAAAAGCAATGTTTCAAACCTACAAAAAGATGTACATGGAGAAGAGAAGCAGAAGTCTTGGTAGCAGTCCTTTAGAATAA